The window TCATCTGCATTGTTACTTCTGATTCAAAGGAATCATCTGCATTGTTGCTTCTGATGATTCCTCGTGGAAATAAGTTTTGTTAACAATGACTTCAACCTCCTAGAACCGGGTCCTGGCCTTAAAACTCCATAATTTTCACTCTGCAGGCCTGAACATAAACTCTGCGTCTTTTCTTTCCCAGAACACCATCCCCCATAAGCAAATTGTCCGCGGCGTCGTTTAAGCAGCTGTTGATCAATTTTTTTAAGCACAGGGGTATTCTCCTTGAACTTTCTAGCGAATGGACGGTTGCTTTGAACCATTCTTCTAAAATCTCTGAGTCCGAGAGACCTGGGATGTTGCTTTGGAGGTGTATCCCATGAAATGTAGTGGAGGTCATGGTTGATGGTGGTGTTTTTGTAGTCTTCTGAGTTGCATATGAGAGTCTGGAAGTAACCTTCAGGAGATGAGACAAAGTTGGTGTAGTAGAGGAGGAGGGTTCTGGGCAGATTGTCCCAACCCACTACGCAATATTCGGCAAAAGACCTTGATAGCATTGTCCAAGCTGAACCTGTGTATAGCTTGAAAGCTGTTGGGAGAGTCCTTTGTTTAATGACCCACCATAGCTCTGATTTATTGAGGCTGTAGAGTGCTGGGTCTATTGTAATAGGCTTGCCTCTCTTGTTTAGTTTCCAACCCAAGTGACTGGTGTGCTGAATAAAATTGAGATCTCTTGGCAAGTCAGAAAAGGCATGGATCAGATCATCTTGAGTAATGAGAGGATAGTCAGAAGCACTGAGATTGATGAACCAATCCCACCTGCTGCAAGTCCTCAAGAGCAGAGCCAAAGCATGAATAGTGGTAGCAAGCATGGTTGGTCCTCTATAGGTTACCAAGTTGGGTTTTCCCACAATCCAAACATTACCCACTTGCCCAAAAACTGGGTTTCCACCCACAAACTCAGCTATGTCTCTGTGTTCTGCTTCCGTTGCTTCATAATCCATGTGGATCAGATAGTAATTTCCAGGATGATAAAGGGCATAGAGCATGCGTTTGAGTTTAACGGAATCGCCTTTTGAAGCTGAGATCAGATATGAAAAGGTCACTGGATATGGGTTAGTAATACTCATATTGGATTTGGTCAGATTGATGATGGGCTGAGTGGGTGTTGTTAATCTGGTTGGAATCAAGTGCAGAAAAGAGAAAAGAATTGAAGTTAGCATCAGAGATACTACCAAAACTTTGATACCCATTATTACAGAAGAAACAATGGCTGTGTTTGGGACACATGATTACATTGGAGAAGGATATATAGACTGGAACAGATTGCACAGATCTGATCTTGTGTTTGGTACTTTGGCAAAAGATCAGATAAGAGAGGGATTAGCTAACTGACATTCAACAGAATATAATTATATTAAAAAATAAAAATTGTAAGATTAAATAAGCTAATCGGAGCACCTGGGACAGACTAGCAATTCATGCCTGCAATGAGGTAGAAGAAGTGGAGGTTCGGAGGTTGAAGACGATGATAGAGGATGAGGATTTGATGCCTGTTATGAGGTAGAAGACGGAGGTTTGGTTGGTGGTTGAAGACAACAATGGTGGCTGAAGGTTGAGAGAGAGAGAGAGAGAGAGAGAGAGAGATAGAAAGAGTGGTTGCCGGTGACGGGTAAGTTTTATCTCACCATTTCAACCAGATTGGATATCCTGTTGAAATGTAGTGCACGTTGAAGTCCTACAAGAGCTGGCTAGATTAATCTCGAAAATGTGAGTGAGTACGAAATTATGAAAGAATATGGTTGAAGCAAGCTTAAGCATAATCCCTGTTCTATTTTTTTCGATGAAACAAAATAAAAACAGAAACCTCTAAAAACTCTCATTCTCAACTAATCCAAATGAAACACCGGAGACAATGTGAGGAGAAGGCAGTAAAATCATATTAATGGAGAGGAAGATGAAAAACCAAACGAAGCAAGCCGATCTGCAACAAAGTTAGCTTCCCGATAAACATGACGGAATAATCCCTTCTTTATACTTCCATCTCCTATAGTGGAAACAAGCCACAAATTCTAATAGTAGTATCAAAATCACAACAATTTCTAACATATCACAACCTGACAAGCTAACTTTTATGAGATTGTTTATTGTGTGGGTTACCAAACACAATTGTCTATCAGATATGAGATATTTATCTCCAATCCAGGACCTATATCCGGTTAAACAAATGCAGCAAATGTCAGTTCTTAAGAGTTGAGGAAGAGAACCAAAGATAATAAAAATTGTTTTTTTTTTTTCGATTTCATAGTAAAAATGGTTAAAACTTAAAAGACTACATTGTGAAATAAATGGAAAACAAATAATCAAGTGTGTGGGATTAGATCTGTGGGATTTTGGGTTCCTTGCTTTTAATAAATACTGTTGAGATCTGGAGCCTTGTGGAGTTGTGGTTAGGACGTTAGGTTACTAAAGCTTTTCTAATTAAAGCTTCAATGTTGGGCTTGCAAGTCGTTGAACATAAACTAAAAGGGCCAGGTTCTGAATTTAGATTAGTTAGCAAAAGCTGCAAAAGGAAGAACAAGGCCCCAAAGAAGCACATGGCTTTAGGACACTCTACATAACTGAAAGCAGGTGCTTGGTTTTCCAGAGGGCCAGGGTTCTTCCAAAGCTATCAAAAGGGAGAACAAGGCCCCAAGCAAACTGTGGCTTCAGTAAAAATCTCAATGGACCCCCTGGCTATTGCTAATGATTACAAGTTTCAGATTATACTGATGAGCCCCGTTGGATTAATCAAGTTTTTGCAGCAGGCGTATTGATTAACTTCCTGGAGACTTAGAGTGCAAGTCTCCATCGGCAAAAAGCCAATGCGTTTGGTGGTTATTATCATAGTGCCCAGAGTTGTCACTCTTAGCTATCATATGAGTGTCATCAAGATAAAACCCTATTTGTTACAATTTCGGAACTGTTCTTGTAGATAGTTTGACACGTTATGTTGTTAGATTGTCAATCAATCACGTACACGAAGAAACTCGATATATTATGTTGCAAATTCATGGTTGTTAATGTGTGTCTCTTCCTATTATTTCAAATGCAAAATTTCAAGATTTGCAGTAGGAGGATGAGAATGAGAACACTCCTAAATCCAACGCCAACCCAATTATTTCATTCACCATGGTCCATTGTTCATTTCAGTAGCTTTGTTTTTAGTTCTATCTTGTACTTGGCACCTAATCTTTGGAGTTTTCACCCGTAACTAAAGGCTTTTCCTTTAGACACACAACCATTCTACTATTTTTGACCAAAAGAGCTAGCAGTCCCTTTCATATCTTCCCTCCCAATCGAATCCAAATCCAGAATTAGCAAATATTTTCTGCTAAAGTCTGTGTTAATGTATAGTTTTCAAGCTGCAACTGTTGGAGGCTTTCATATAAACCAATGGGCAGTTCCAGCTATAATTTTCTGCAAATGAGTATGACCCTCTAAAACTAGTCCTACTATGCAATGAAAATGAAGGTTTGAAACATTACTTGCTGACTGAAACTTTCAACCCTGCACAGTTTAGCTATTCTTTACCAAAACTTAGCAACCCTGCTAGTTAAGTTTTCATGAGTCAACTATAAAATTAGTTAAGCTACCGATATATGCTAAAACTAAGTTTATATTATTAGTCTATATCATGAACCAAACTAGGCCAAAAGCCAAAGACAAATCACTCTAATCAAATGCAAAGTACCCAAAAGCTATGATGAAGTA of the Fragaria vesca subsp. vesca linkage group LG6, FraVesHawaii_1.0, whole genome shotgun sequence genome contains:
- the LOC101313717 gene encoding xylosyltransferase 1-like isoform 2; the protein is MGIKVLVVSLMLTSILFSFLHLIPTRLTTPTQPIINLTKSNMSITNPYPVTFSYLISASKGDSVKLKRMLYALYHPGNYYLIHMDYEATEAEHRDIAEFVGGNPVFGQVGNVWIVGKPNLVTYRGPTMLATTIHALALLLRTCSRDLNFIQHTSHLGWKLNKRGKPITIDPALYSLNKSELWWVIKQRTLPTAFKLYTGSAWTMLSRSFAEYCVVGWDNLPRTLLLYYTNFVSSPEGYFQTLICNSEDYKNTTINHDLHYISWDTPPKQHPRSLGLRDFRRMVQSNRPFARKFKENTPVLKKIDQQLLKRRRGQFAYGGWCSGKEKTQSLCSGLQSENYGVLRPGPGSRRLKSLLTKLISTRNHQKQQCR
- the LOC101313717 gene encoding xylosyltransferase 1-like isoform 3; its protein translation is MSITNPYPVTFSYLISASKGDSVKLKRMLYALYHPGNYYLIHMDYEATEAEHRDIAEFVGGNPVFGQVGNVWIVGKPNLVTYRGPTMLATTIHALALLLRTCSRWDWFINLSASDYPLITQDDLIHAFSDLPRDLNFIQHTSHLGWKLNKRGKPITIDPALYSLNKSELWWVIKQRTLPTAFKLYTGSAWTMLSRSFAEYCVVGWDNLPRTLLLYYTNFVSSPEGYFQTLICNSEDYKNTTINHDLHYISWDTPPKQHPRSLGLRDFRRMVQSNRPFARKFKENTPVLKKIDQQLLKRRRGQFAYGGWCSGKEKTQSLCSGLQSENYGVLRPGPGSRRLKSLLTKLISTRNHQKQQCR
- the LOC101313717 gene encoding xylosyltransferase 1-like isoform 4 gives rise to the protein MLYALYHPGNYYLIHMDYEATEAEHRDIAEFVGGNPVFGQVGNVWIVGKPNLVTYRGPTMLATTIHALALLLRTCSRWDWFINLSASDYPLITQDDLIHAFSDLPRDLNFIQHTSHLGWKLNKRGKPITIDPALYSLNKSELWWVIKQRTLPTAFKLYTGSAWTMLSRSFAEYCVVGWDNLPRTLLLYYTNFVSSPEGYFQTLICNSEDYKNTTINHDLHYISWDTPPKQHPRSLGLRDFRRMVQSNRPFARKFKENTPVLKKIDQQLLKRRRGQFAYGGWCSGKEKTQSLCSGLQSENYGVLRPGPGSRRLKSLLTKLISTRNHQKQQCR
- the LOC101313717 gene encoding xylosyltransferase 1-like isoform 1, with product MGIKVLVVSLMLTSILFSFLHLIPTRLTTPTQPIINLTKSNMSITNPYPVTFSYLISASKGDSVKLKRMLYALYHPGNYYLIHMDYEATEAEHRDIAEFVGGNPVFGQVGNVWIVGKPNLVTYRGPTMLATTIHALALLLRTCSRWDWFINLSASDYPLITQDDLIHAFSDLPRDLNFIQHTSHLGWKLNKRGKPITIDPALYSLNKSELWWVIKQRTLPTAFKLYTGSAWTMLSRSFAEYCVVGWDNLPRTLLLYYTNFVSSPEGYFQTLICNSEDYKNTTINHDLHYISWDTPPKQHPRSLGLRDFRRMVQSNRPFARKFKENTPVLKKIDQQLLKRRRGQFAYGGWCSGKEKTQSLCSGLQSENYGVLRPGPGSRRLKSLLTKLISTRNHQKQQCR